A single genomic interval of Bradyrhizobium japonicum USDA 6 harbors:
- a CDS encoding redoxin domain-containing protein, whose amino-acid sequence MPELHVDGPLQPGDRAPDIVLDAITRDGTISLQDFRGHSPILIGLFRGLHCPFCRRHIAAQAQLDAALRDKGVESLTVVNTPIERARLYFRYHPLPNLLAASDPERVSHRAFGLPTIEFTENETEWPRKVGMDVVKSMQVDMPGELPGPMNRLAAAEQLNNKDGYEMMEADQRMAATGQGQLFGQFLLDREGIVRWTFTEVPEGGHRMFGAPSPQELMSAASQVAS is encoded by the coding sequence ATGCCAGAACTTCATGTCGATGGACCGCTTCAACCGGGCGATCGCGCACCGGACATCGTGCTGGACGCCATCACACGCGACGGAACGATCTCGCTCCAGGATTTTCGCGGGCACAGTCCGATATTGATCGGCTTGTTTCGCGGGCTGCACTGCCCGTTCTGTCGGCGCCACATCGCGGCACAGGCGCAGCTTGACGCAGCCCTGCGCGACAAGGGCGTCGAAAGTCTCACGGTCGTCAATACGCCCATCGAACGCGCGCGGCTCTACTTCCGCTATCATCCCTTGCCCAATCTGCTCGCCGCGTCCGACCCCGAGCGGGTCTCGCACCGCGCGTTCGGCCTGCCCACTATCGAGTTTACGGAGAACGAAACCGAGTGGCCGCGCAAGGTGGGTATGGACGTCGTCAAGAGCATGCAGGTGGACATGCCCGGGGAGTTGCCCGGGCCAATGAATCGCTTGGCGGCCGCCGAGCAGCTCAACAATAAGGACGGTTACGAGATGATGGAGGCCGATCAGCGCATGGCGGCAACGGGCCAGGGCCAGCTGTTCGGCCAGTTCCTGCTCGATCGCGAGGGGATCGTGCGCTGGACCTTCACCGAGGTTCCTGAAGGCGGCCACCGCATGTTCGGGGCTCCGAGCCCTCAGGAGTTGATGTCGGCCGCATCGCAGGTGGCGAGCTAG
- a CDS encoding uroporphyrinogen-III synthase — MADRLNGYRILILETREEAQFSKLLAEQGAEVVQCPMFSIHDAPDPAPVEAWIRRAIDQPFDDLVLMTGEGLRRIMKLARTRGLDQALVAALAKSRKFTRGPKPGKALREISLDAQQTTEKPTTEGVIEMLGRLDLNGRRVGLQLYPDKDHSALTGALAAQGADVDTVLPYAYDSKAADANIVAAIDDMAEGRIDSIALTNLGQVRRLVEAAKAHGSEAKLRAGLERTLIASVGPAVSGELAAHGLRTDIAPAEDHYFMRPLISAMAAALAEKRPKVAG; from the coding sequence ATGGCCGACCGCTTGAACGGCTACCGCATCCTGATCCTGGAGACGCGCGAGGAGGCGCAGTTTTCAAAGCTTCTGGCGGAGCAAGGTGCCGAAGTCGTGCAGTGCCCGATGTTCTCCATTCACGACGCGCCCGATCCCGCCCCGGTCGAGGCCTGGATCCGCCGCGCCATCGACCAACCCTTTGACGACCTCGTGCTGATGACGGGCGAAGGCCTGCGGCGGATCATGAAGCTCGCGCGGACCCGTGGTCTCGACCAAGCTCTGGTCGCAGCGCTTGCCAAGTCGCGAAAATTCACCCGCGGCCCGAAGCCCGGCAAGGCGTTGCGCGAGATCTCCCTCGATGCGCAGCAGACCACGGAGAAGCCGACCACCGAGGGCGTGATCGAAATGCTGGGCAGGCTCGATCTGAACGGGCGACGCGTCGGCCTTCAGCTTTATCCGGACAAGGATCACAGCGCACTGACCGGCGCGCTTGCCGCCCAAGGCGCCGATGTCGACACCGTGCTGCCTTATGCCTACGATTCCAAGGCGGCGGATGCCAACATCGTCGCCGCCATCGACGACATGGCCGAGGGGCGGATCGATTCCATCGCGCTGACCAATCTTGGCCAGGTCCGCCGCCTCGTGGAAGCCGCGAAGGCACACGGCAGCGAGGCGAAGTTGCGCGCGGGGTTGGAGCGGACGCTGATCGCGTCAGTGGGCCCTGCGGTGTCGGGAGAGCTCGCCGCGCATGGCCTGCGCACGGACATCGCGCCGGCGGAAGACCACTATTTCATGCGCCCGCTGATCTCGGCGATGGCGGCAGCGCTCGCCGAGAAGCGGCCGAAGGTGGCGGGTTAA
- the purU gene encoding formyltetrahydrofolate deformylase, translated as MPDHQYVLTLSCPDRPGIVSAVSTFLAHNGQNILDAQQFDDVETKKFFMRVVFTAADLAVELSALQTGFAAIAERFGMDWQMRDRAAHRKVMLLVSKSDHCLVDILYRWRTGELPMVPTAIVSNHPREVYAGLDFGGIPFHHLPVTKETKREQEAQILDLVAKTGTDLVVLARYMQILSDDLSAKLSGRCINIHHSFLPGFKGAKPYHQAHERGVKLIGATAHYVTRDLDEGPIVDQDVERISHRDTPEDLVRKGRDIERRVLARAIRYHLDDRVILNGRKTVVFMD; from the coding sequence ATGCCCGATCATCAATATGTCCTGACCCTGTCCTGTCCGGATCGTCCCGGCATCGTCTCGGCGGTGTCGACCTTCCTGGCCCACAACGGACAGAACATTCTCGATGCCCAGCAGTTCGACGACGTCGAGACCAAGAAGTTCTTCATGCGCGTGGTGTTCACCGCCGCCGATCTCGCCGTGGAGCTGTCGGCGCTCCAAACCGGCTTTGCCGCGATCGCGGAGCGTTTCGGCATGGATTGGCAGATGCGCGACCGTGCCGCGCATCGCAAGGTGATGCTGCTGGTGTCGAAGTCCGACCATTGCCTGGTCGACATCCTCTATCGCTGGCGCACCGGCGAGCTGCCGATGGTCCCGACCGCAATCGTCTCCAACCATCCGCGCGAGGTCTATGCCGGGCTCGATTTCGGCGGCATCCCGTTCCACCATCTGCCTGTCACCAAGGAGACCAAGCGCGAGCAGGAGGCGCAGATCCTCGATCTCGTCGCCAAGACCGGCACCGATCTCGTCGTGCTCGCGCGCTACATGCAGATCCTGTCGGACGATCTTTCTGCCAAGCTTTCCGGCCGCTGCATCAACATCCACCACTCGTTCCTGCCGGGCTTCAAGGGCGCAAAGCCCTATCACCAGGCCCATGAGCGCGGCGTCAAGCTGATCGGCGCCACCGCCCATTACGTCACGCGCGACCTCGACGAAGGCCCGATCGTCGATCAGGACGTCGAGCGCATCAGCCACCGCGACACGCCGGAGGATCTCGTCCGCAAGGGCCGCGATATCGAGCGGCGCGTGCTGGCCCGCGCGATCCGCTACCACCTCGACGACCGCGTCATCCTCAACGGCCGCAAGACCGTGGTGTTCATGGATTGA
- a CDS encoding ABC transporter substrate-binding protein — MFERKTFSYKVSWTAAAAAIAGLAAIVPAKAEDTVKVGLILPMTGGQASTGKQIENAIKLYMQQKGDTVAGKKIEIILKDDAAIPDKTKTAAQELIVNDKVNFIAGFGVTPAALAAAPLATQAKIPEVVMAAGTSIITERSPYIVRTSFTLAQSSTIIADWAVKNGIKKVATLTSDYAPGNDALNFFKQNFTAGGGEVVEEVKTPLANPDFAPFLQRMKDAKPDAIFVFVPAGQGGNFMKQYAERGLDKAGIKVIGPGDVTDDDLLNNMGDAVLGTVTAHLYSAAHPSQMNKDFVAAYKKAFGNRPGFMAVSGYDGIHLIYEALKKTNGDTDGTKLVEAMKGQKWESPRGPISIDPETRDIVQNIYIRKVEKVDGELYNVEFATFEAVKDLGKTKK; from the coding sequence ATGTTCGAACGGAAGACGTTTTCTTACAAGGTCTCTTGGACCGCAGCAGCGGCCGCCATCGCGGGCCTTGCGGCCATCGTGCCGGCCAAGGCCGAGGACACCGTCAAGGTCGGCCTGATCCTGCCGATGACCGGCGGCCAGGCCTCGACCGGCAAGCAGATCGAGAACGCGATCAAGCTCTACATGCAGCAGAAGGGCGACACCGTCGCCGGCAAGAAGATCGAGATCATCCTCAAGGACGACGCCGCGATTCCGGACAAGACCAAGACGGCCGCGCAGGAGCTGATCGTCAACGACAAGGTCAATTTCATCGCCGGCTTCGGCGTGACGCCAGCCGCGCTCGCGGCCGCGCCGCTCGCAACCCAGGCCAAGATCCCGGAAGTCGTGATGGCGGCCGGCACCTCCATCATCACCGAGCGCTCGCCCTACATCGTGCGCACCAGCTTCACGCTGGCGCAGTCCTCGACCATCATCGCCGACTGGGCGGTGAAGAACGGCATCAAGAAGGTGGCGACGCTCACCTCCGACTACGCGCCGGGCAACGACGCGCTGAACTTCTTCAAGCAGAATTTCACTGCCGGCGGCGGTGAGGTGGTCGAAGAGGTGAAGACGCCGCTCGCCAATCCCGATTTCGCGCCGTTCCTCCAGCGCATGAAGGACGCCAAGCCCGACGCGATCTTCGTGTTCGTGCCGGCCGGCCAGGGCGGCAATTTCATGAAGCAGTATGCCGAGCGCGGCCTCGACAAGGCCGGCATCAAGGTGATCGGACCGGGCGACGTCACCGACGACGACCTGCTCAACAACATGGGCGATGCCGTGCTCGGCACGGTCACCGCGCATCTGTATTCCGCGGCGCATCCCTCGCAGATGAACAAGGATTTCGTCGCGGCCTACAAGAAGGCCTTCGGCAACCGTCCGGGCTTCATGGCCGTGAGCGGCTATGACGGCATCCACCTCATCTACGAGGCGCTGAAGAAGACCAATGGCGACACCGACGGCACCAAGCTGGTCGAAGCCATGAAGGGCCAGAAGTGGGAAAGCCCGCGCGGCCCGATCTCGATCGACCCCGAGACCCGCGACATCGTGCAGAACATCTACATCCGCAAGGTCGAGAAGGTCGACGGCGAGCTCTATAATGTCGAGTTCGCGACCTTCGAAGCCGTCAAGGATCTCGGCAAGACCAAGAAGTGA
- a CDS encoding branched-chain amino acid ABC transporter permease → MTSILTNLFDGVAYGMLLFVLACGLAVTLGLMNFVNLAHGAFAMAGGYVCMVLVNRMGWPFFAALPLAFVSSAAIGIVLERTLYRHLYTRSHLDQVLFTIGLTFMSVAAVDYIQGSSRVFINLPAALQGQFDVFGVGIGRYRLMIIVICGLLTIGLQMVLAKTRFGSRLRAAVDDPRAASGLGINVPQVFAFTFAFGCGLAGLGGALSAEILGLDPYFPLKFMIYFLIVVTVGGSSSITGPFLASLLLGIGDVAGKYYVPKMGPFVIYTMMIVILIWRPNGLFGRTAAR, encoded by the coding sequence ATGACCTCTATCCTCACCAACCTGTTCGATGGCGTTGCCTACGGCATGCTGCTGTTCGTGCTCGCTTGCGGGCTTGCGGTCACGCTCGGCCTGATGAACTTCGTCAATCTCGCCCACGGCGCCTTCGCCATGGCCGGCGGCTATGTCTGCATGGTCCTGGTCAACCGGATGGGCTGGCCGTTCTTCGCAGCACTGCCGCTCGCCTTCGTCTCGTCGGCTGCGATCGGCATCGTGCTGGAGCGAACGCTCTACCGCCATCTCTATACGCGCAGCCATCTCGACCAGGTGCTGTTCACGATCGGTCTCACGTTCATGTCGGTCGCGGCCGTCGACTACATCCAGGGCTCGTCGCGCGTCTTCATCAATTTGCCGGCTGCGCTCCAGGGCCAGTTCGACGTGTTCGGCGTCGGTATCGGCCGCTACCGGTTGATGATCATCGTGATCTGCGGCCTGCTCACCATTGGTCTCCAGATGGTGCTGGCCAAGACCCGTTTCGGCAGCCGGCTGCGCGCCGCGGTCGATGATCCCCGTGCCGCGAGCGGCCTTGGCATCAACGTGCCGCAGGTGTTCGCCTTCACCTTTGCCTTCGGTTGCGGGCTCGCCGGTCTCGGCGGCGCGCTAAGCGCCGAGATCCTCGGCCTCGATCCGTATTTCCCGCTGAAGTTCATGATCTACTTCCTGATCGTGGTCACCGTCGGCGGCTCGTCCTCGATCACCGGGCCGTTCCTGGCCTCGCTCCTGCTCGGCATCGGCGACGTCGCCGGCAAATATTACGTGCCGAAGATGGGCCCCTTCGTGATCTACACCATGATGATCGTGATCCTGATCTGGCGCCCGAACGGCCTGTTCGGCCGCACGGCCGCGCGTTGA
- a CDS encoding branched-chain amino acid ABC transporter permease encodes MSASSDVGYHAQRQARWHYGEVAFWLVVLACGFAFPTRYLIMTDILRLALFAMSLDLILGYAGIVSLGHAAFFGVGAYAAGLLALHGIINEPVLALIVAGLAAMVLGFATSFLVIRGVDLTRLMVTLGIALLLEALAERFSNITGGTDGLQGIEMQPIFGEIPFDMFGKTGFFYSLAVLFLLFLFARRVVHSPFGLSLRAIKNNPLRAAAIGIPVNRRLIAIYTLAAFYAGIAGALFTQTTAIASLDVFAFERSADLMLVLVIGGTGYLYGGLVGAVVFRMLQELFSTITPQYWQFWIGLVLVVIVLVGRQRLHRWVLYVPNLVIKQVAGRKAVVAVPESDA; translated from the coding sequence ATGAGCGCTTCCTCCGACGTCGGTTATCACGCCCAGCGCCAGGCGCGCTGGCACTACGGCGAAGTCGCCTTCTGGCTCGTCGTGCTGGCCTGCGGCTTCGCATTCCCCACGCGCTATCTGATCATGACCGACATCCTGCGGCTGGCGCTGTTCGCGATGTCGCTCGATCTCATCCTCGGTTATGCCGGCATCGTCTCGCTCGGCCACGCCGCTTTCTTCGGCGTCGGCGCCTACGCCGCGGGGCTCCTCGCCTTGCATGGGATCATCAACGAGCCCGTGCTCGCGCTGATCGTAGCCGGCCTTGCCGCGATGGTGCTGGGTTTCGCCACTAGCTTCCTGGTGATCCGGGGCGTCGATCTGACCCGGCTGATGGTCACGCTCGGCATCGCGCTGCTGCTGGAAGCGCTCGCCGAGCGCTTCTCCAACATCACCGGCGGCACCGACGGCCTCCAGGGCATCGAGATGCAGCCGATCTTCGGCGAGATTCCGTTCGACATGTTCGGCAAGACCGGCTTCTTCTACTCGCTGGCGGTGCTGTTCCTGTTGTTCCTGTTCGCCCGCCGCGTCGTGCATTCGCCGTTCGGGCTGTCGCTGCGCGCGATCAAGAACAATCCGCTGCGCGCAGCCGCCATCGGCATCCCTGTCAACCGCCGCCTGATCGCGATCTACACGCTCGCGGCGTTCTATGCCGGCATTGCGGGCGCGCTGTTCACCCAGACCACGGCGATCGCCTCCCTCGACGTGTTCGCCTTCGAGCGCTCTGCCGATTTGATGCTGGTGCTCGTCATCGGCGGGACCGGCTATCTCTATGGCGGGCTGGTCGGCGCGGTGGTGTTCCGCATGCTCCAGGAATTGTTCTCCACCATCACCCCGCAATATTGGCAGTTCTGGATCGGTCTCGTGCTGGTCGTGATCGTGCTGGTCGGCCGCCAGCGCCTGCATCGCTGGGTGCTGTACGTGCCGAACCTGGTCATCAAGCAGGTTGCCGGACGCAAGGCCGTCGTTGCCGTGCCGGAGAGCGACGCATGA
- a CDS encoding ABC transporter ATP-binding protein, giving the protein MTIALETQNLEKQFGGLRVTRDLSLKIEQGARHALIGPNGAGKTTVINQLTGVLKPNSGRILLEGQDITDLPVHKRVLRGLSRTFQINQLYPDLTPLETIGLAVSERLGHGGDWWRRMGTRSDVNGEIADLLRRFHLLDVMNEETVTLPYGKQRLLEIAVAIAAKPRVLLLDEPAAGVPESERHDILAVVGSLPRDVTVLLIEHDMDLVFSFADRISVLVSGALLTEGPPDVVARDPQVKAVYLGEEAVNV; this is encoded by the coding sequence ATGACCATCGCGCTCGAAACCCAGAACCTCGAAAAGCAGTTCGGCGGCCTGCGCGTGACGCGGGACCTGTCGCTCAAGATCGAGCAGGGCGCCCGCCACGCGCTGATCGGCCCGAACGGCGCCGGCAAGACCACTGTGATCAACCAACTGACCGGCGTGCTGAAGCCGAACTCGGGCCGGATCCTGCTCGAAGGCCAGGACATTACCGATCTGCCGGTGCACAAGCGCGTGCTGCGCGGCCTGTCGCGCACCTTCCAGATCAACCAGCTCTATCCCGACCTGACCCCGCTCGAGACCATCGGCCTCGCCGTTTCCGAGCGCCTCGGCCATGGCGGCGACTGGTGGCGGCGGATGGGCACGCGGAGCGACGTCAATGGCGAGATCGCCGATCTCCTGAGGCGCTTCCATCTGCTCGACGTGATGAACGAAGAGACCGTGACGCTGCCTTACGGCAAGCAACGCCTGCTCGAGATCGCGGTCGCGATCGCCGCCAAGCCGCGCGTGCTGCTGCTCGACGAGCCTGCCGCCGGCGTGCCGGAGAGCGAACGCCACGACATTCTTGCGGTCGTAGGCAGCCTGCCGCGCGACGTGACCGTGCTCCTGATCGAGCACGACATGGACCTCGTCTTCTCCTTCGCCGACCGCATCTCGGTATTGGTCTCGGGCGCGCTGCTCACCGAAGGTCCGCCCGACGTGGTCGCGCGCGACCCGCAGGTCAAGGCCGTCTATCTCGGCGAGGAGGCGGTCAATGTCTGA
- a CDS encoding ABC transporter ATP-binding protein, which yields MSDLLAIDALRAGYGEAVVLPNMSLRLAEGQVLALLGRNGTGKTTLINSIVGVTRRFSGSVALAGTDVTSLRPDQRARAGIGWVPQERNIFRSLTVEENMTAVAQPGPWTVERVYEMFPRLKERRTNFGNQLSGGEQQMLAIGRALTLNPKVLLLDEPTEGLAPIIVEELLKAIGTITRAGGICSIIVEQNAQKILGLADRVVILERGTIVHDAPSAALKADPSVLERHLGVAGAAAH from the coding sequence ATGTCTGACCTGCTCGCGATCGACGCCCTGCGCGCCGGCTATGGCGAGGCGGTGGTGCTGCCCAACATGTCCCTGCGCCTCGCCGAGGGACAGGTGCTTGCGTTGCTGGGCCGCAACGGCACCGGCAAGACCACGCTGATCAACTCCATCGTCGGCGTGACCCGCCGTTTCTCCGGCTCGGTCGCGCTCGCCGGCACCGATGTCACGAGCTTGCGGCCCGATCAGCGGGCGCGGGCCGGCATTGGCTGGGTGCCGCAGGAGCGCAACATCTTCCGCTCGCTGACGGTGGAAGAAAACATGACCGCGGTGGCGCAGCCCGGCCCCTGGACGGTCGAGAGGGTCTACGAGATGTTCCCGCGGCTGAAGGAGCGGCGGACCAATTTCGGCAACCAGCTCTCTGGTGGCGAGCAGCAGATGCTGGCGATCGGCCGGGCGCTGACCCTCAACCCCAAAGTTCTGCTGCTGGACGAGCCGACCGAGGGCCTCGCCCCCATCATCGTCGAGGAGCTTCTGAAGGCGATCGGCACCATCACCCGGGCGGGCGGCATCTGCTCGATCATCGTCGAGCAGAACGCGCAAAAGATTCTGGGGCTCGCCGACCGTGTTGTGATATTGGAGCGCGGAACGATCGTCCACGACGCCCCGAGCGCCGCGCTGAAGGCCGACCCGTCGGTTCTCGAGCGCCACCTCGGCGTCGCAGGGGCGGCGGCCCACTAA
- a CDS encoding cobalamin-independent methionine synthase II family protein, with product MQRTKAPFRADEVGSLLRPAKIKEARARLEKGEISADDLRKIEDMEIEKVVHKQASIGLKLATDGEFRRSWWHFDFLAKLTGCEMFHPDTGIQFAGVETRHDAVRVIGKLDFPDDHPMLDHFRFLKKSADQAHVTAKMTIPSPAVLHFRGGRKAISKDVYPDLDAFYEDLGKTYRKAVKAFYDAGCRYLQFDDTVWAYLCSQDESKKARERGDNPEGLQQIYARVINYALAEKPADMVVTTHVCRGNFRSTWISSGGYEPVAETMLAGTNYDGYFLEYDSDRAGGFEPLRFLPKGNKVVVVGVITSKFGELEKKDDIKRRLEEAAKFAPLEQLALSPQCGFASTEEGNILSEEEQWAKLGLAVEIAKEVWGQ from the coding sequence ATGCAGCGAACCAAAGCCCCCTTCCGCGCCGACGAGGTCGGCAGCCTCTTGCGTCCCGCGAAGATCAAGGAAGCCCGCGCCAGGCTCGAGAAGGGCGAGATCTCGGCTGACGATCTGCGCAAGATCGAGGACATGGAGATCGAGAAGGTCGTGCACAAGCAGGCCTCGATCGGCCTGAAGCTCGCGACCGACGGCGAATTCCGCCGCTCCTGGTGGCACTTCGATTTCCTGGCCAAGCTCACCGGCTGCGAAATGTTTCACCCGGATACGGGCATCCAGTTCGCGGGCGTCGAGACGCGGCATGACGCGGTCCGCGTGATCGGCAAGCTCGACTTCCCCGACGACCATCCGATGCTGGATCACTTCCGCTTCCTGAAGAAGTCCGCCGACCAGGCCCATGTCACCGCCAAGATGACGATTCCCTCGCCGGCCGTGCTGCACTTCCGCGGCGGCCGCAAGGCGATCTCCAAGGACGTCTATCCTGATCTCGACGCGTTCTACGAAGACCTCGGCAAGACCTACCGCAAGGCCGTGAAGGCGTTTTACGATGCCGGCTGCCGCTATCTTCAGTTCGACGACACCGTGTGGGCCTATCTCTGCTCGCAGGACGAATCGAAGAAGGCGCGCGAGCGCGGCGACAATCCCGAGGGTCTCCAGCAGATCTATGCGCGCGTCATCAATTACGCGCTGGCCGAGAAGCCGGCCGACATGGTGGTGACGACGCATGTCTGCCGCGGCAATTTCCGCTCGACCTGGATTTCTTCGGGCGGCTACGAGCCCGTGGCCGAGACCATGCTGGCCGGCACCAATTACGATGGCTACTTCCTCGAATACGACTCTGACCGCGCCGGCGGCTTCGAGCCGCTGCGCTTCCTGCCCAAGGGCAACAAGGTCGTCGTCGTCGGCGTCATCACCTCGAAGTTTGGCGAGCTCGAGAAAAAGGACGACATCAAGCGTCGCCTCGAAGAGGCCGCCAAATTCGCGCCGCTGGAGCAACTCGCGCTGTCGCCGCAGTGCGGCTTTGCCTCAACCGAGGAAGGCAACATCCTCTCCGAGGAAGAGCAGTGGGCCAAGCTCGGCCTTGCGGTGGAGATCGCGAAGGAAGTGTGGGGCCAGTAA